One window of the Microplitis demolitor isolate Queensland-Clemson2020A chromosome 10, iyMicDemo2.1a, whole genome shotgun sequence genome contains the following:
- the LOC103570512 gene encoding nucleolar and coiled-body phosphoprotein 1 has protein sequence MYPNNSQTIAVDDFVNAIVTNCPHTTSFKNYIADLINSSSKGKNDKWINLCKTIRGSDEPVKRHWRVFAHKIFVDKIVDIERDLYDRLSFLNDPSNSEAIEAYLSYQLRKKKISESVIRCTREYLRLRSNCGALDISSELDCDDNNNFTDDGVEDKDVPDTQTAIASEDMVPDIQTGTVSEHVPESGSSLSSEDVAVAGVSEEFATEIEDQHPPKQAYRSKNKFFVIDPSYLNEKERKEVVSTAFKVAKEASNEEIIVQAILKLSTSDNPSFSHVKRDPRTPKGTPYSTSSSATISADESFKMLDTIGKSAASTSGKSSLDPTRPPIKPPAKPPSPPTGPPAGPRGSRSSLCESTSSSSSYSSPERFTTEPPRSPTKSPAKPLRSPDKPPREAKEPHCSSCESTSNSLSYSSSEPFTTDPTKPPIKPPAKPPRSPIKPAKGPRRRRSSSRERSSSSPSNSSSEPFTTDPTRPPIKPPAKPPRSPIKPAKGPRRRRSSSSDSSSNSPSNSPSKPFKTDPTRPPIIPRGPHTSSPKRKSRSPGGKRQTLQTGNSAKPATQLFETTPNESSRPTTPPPARPPPRPPIRPPNKPPNRPPGNRRDSGADDTATS, from the coding sequence atgtatccGAACAACTCACAGACAATTGCGGTTGATGATTTTGTGAACGCAATAGTTACAAATTGTCCTCATACAACATCGTTCAAGAATTACATTGccgatttaataaattcatctagtaaaggaaaaaatgaCAAGTGGATTAATTTGTGCAAAACAATCCGAGGAAGCGACGAACCGGTTAAACGTCATTGGCGCGTTTTTGCGCACAAAATATTTGTCGACAAAATCGTTGATATTGAACGGGATCTCTATGACAGACTTTCGTTTCTAAATGACCCGAGTAATTCAGAAGCTATTGAAGCATATCTAAGTTATcaattacgtaaaaaaaaaatcagtgagTCGGTGATAAGATGCACTAGAGAATATTTACGTCTGCGTAGTAATTGTGGTGCGCTTGATATCAGTTCAGAATTGGAttgtgatgataataataattttactgatgATGGGGTCGAGGATAAAGATGTACCAGATACTCAGACTGCGATCGCGAGTGAAGACATGGTACCAGATATTCAAACCGGTACTGTAAGTGAACATGTTCCAGAGAGTGGTTCCAGTTTATCCAGTGAAGATGTTGCAGTGGCCGGGGTTAGTGAAGAATTTGCTACCGAAATTGAGGATCAGCATCCACCTAAACAAGCTTATCGtagtaaaaacaaatttttcgtcATTGATCCTtcatatttgaatgaaaaagaAAGGAAGGAAGTTGTTAGCACTGCTTTTAAAGTAGCTAAGGAAGCTTCAAATGAAGAAATTATTGTTCAAGCAATACTCAAATTATCAACAAGTGATAATCCAAGCTTTTCACATGTTAAGAGAGATCCTAGAACACCAAAAGGAACTCCTTACTCAACATCGAGTTCAGCTACGATATCCGCAgatgaaagttttaaaatgcTAGATACTATAGGCAAATCTGCAGCCAGTACGTCTGGTAAATCATCACTTGACCCAACTAGACCGCCAATCAAACCGCCTGCCAAGCCGCCAAGCCCACCAACTGGACCGCCTGCAGGACCTAGAGGATCGCGTAGTAGTTTATGCGAAAGTACCAGTAGCTCTTCATCTTACTCATCTCCTGAACGGTTTACAACGGAACCGCCTAGATCGCCAACTAAATCACCTGCAAAGCCGCTAAGATCACCAGATAAACCGCCTAGAGAAGCTAAAGAACCACATTGTAGCTCATGTGAAAGTACCAGTAACTCTTTATCTTACTCATCCTCTGAACCGTTTACAACAGACCCGACTAAGCCACCAATTAAACCACCTGCAAAGCCGCCAAGGTCACCAATTAAGCCAGCTAAAGGGCCAAGAAGACGACGTAGTAGTTCACGTGAAAGAAGCAGTAGCTCTCCATCTAACTCGTCCTCCGAACCGTTTACAACAGACCCGACTAGGCCACCAATTAAACCACCTGCAAAGCCGCCAAGGTCACCAATTAAGCCAGCTAAAGGGCCTAGAAGACGACGTAGTAGTTCATCTGATAGTAGCAGTAACTCTCCATCTAACTCGCCCTCTAAACCATTTAAAACAGATCCGACTAGACCACCTATCATACCTAGGGGACCACATACCAGTTCACCTAAACGTAAAAGTCGATCACCTGGAGGTAAACGTCAAACCTTACAAACTGGTAATTCAGCTAAACCAGCAACTCAACTATTTGAAACTACGCCAAATGAATCGTCAAGACCTACAACCCCGCCGCCAGCTAGACCACCACCTAGACCGCCGATCAGACCTCCAAACAAACCACCAAACAGGCCACCAGGAAACCGAAGAGATTCAGGTGCCGATGATACCGCTACTTCGTAA
- the LOC103570493 gene encoding methyl farnesoate epoxidase-like encodes MWLIISIIIIIFITKILIDWYRPSSFPPGPTGLPFINNIYDLKKLVKETGSHGKAWCELAKKYGPIVGLKLGLADPMIIVSGRDAVMEMLSRSEFDGRPNGFIFTHRTMGKKRGILFTDGKVWTDQRRFSLINLKSFGWAGQTMEELILEDAENLGKIIDKVSKKHQGVVKNLNELTALAVLNSLWSLFGGSRYDIGKCEPKLLDTLRMLNDSVKESNVSGGLLNYLPFLRHVAPKSSGYEAIHERLHRMWSFFAEEVKSHKITRKLGINRDLIDVYLGEIEARRNDPDSTFDEMQLIALLKDFFAAGVDTTNNSIGFTIGYLTLAPEVQKKAQEELDRVIGRDNLPSLNSRNLLPYLNATLTEVLRLANIGPTTIPHRATKDTQLNQYTIKKNYTILANLMSVHQDIDHWGDPEVFRPERFIDTNGKFISDPWIIPFGAGRRKCIGETLARNSHFLFIAYLLQKFKFELAPGQSRPLMTGMDGFALAPPVFDILITKRSI; translated from the exons atgtggttaataatatcaattattattattatatttataacaaaaattttaattgactgGTATCGACCGTCATCATTTCCAccag GACCCACTGGATTaccatttataaataatatatatgacttaAAAAAGTTGGTTAAAGAAACAGGTTCTCATGGAAAAGCCTGGTGTGAGTTAGCAAAAAAATACGGACCTATTGTAGGTTTAAAATTGGGACTAGCCGATCCGATGATTATTGTTTCTGGTCGTGATGCAGTAATGGAGATGCTAAGTAGATCTGAGTTTGATGGACGGCCTAATGGGTTTATATTTACTCACAGGACTATGGGGAAAAAACGTGGTATTCTGTTCACTGATGGTAAAGTATGGACAGATCAAAGAAg gttttcattaataaacttGAAAAGTTTTGGATGGGCAGGGCAAACAATGGAAGAACTTATTTTAGAAGATGCTGAGAACTTGGGAAAAATAATAGACAAAGTATCTAAAAAACATCAAGGGGTTGTTAAAAATCTTAATGAACTTACTGCTTTGGCTGTTCTTAATAGTCTCTGGTCATTATTCGGTGGCTCgag ATACGATATCGGGAAATGTGAACCGAAGTTATTGGACACACTGAGAATGTTGAATGATTCTGTTAAGGAATCAAATGTTTCTGGAggtttattgaattatttaccaTTTCTGAGACACGTGGCTCCGAAATCGTCGGGTTATGAAGCTATTCATGAACGATTGCATCGTATGTGGTCTTTTTTTgca gaaGAAGTTAAGTCTCATAAGATCACGCGGAAGTTGGGAATAAATCGAGATTTGATTGACGTTTACTTGGGAGAGATAGAAGCGCGTAGAAATGATCCAGATTCAACTTTTGATG AAATGCAATTAATTGCGttgttaaaagatttttttgcgGCGGGAGTCGATACTACTAATAATAGTATTGGTTTTACTATTGGATATTTGACATTAGCACCGgaagtacaaaaaaaagcaCAAGAAGAACTTGACAGAGTTATTGGAAGAGACAATTTGCCTTCATTGAATTCTCGAAATTT GTTGCCATATTTAAATGCAACTCTCACAGAAGTACTAAGATTGGCCAACATTGGACCCACAACAATTCCTCATCGCGCAACAAAAGACACGCAATTAAACCAgtacactataaaaaaaaattacacaattcTCGCCAACTTGATGAGCGTCCATCAAGATATTGATCATTGGGGTGACCCAGAAGTATTTCGCCCTGAAAGGTTTATTGATacaaatggaaaatttatttctgatcCTTGGATTATACCTTTTGGCGCag gaCGACGAAAATGTATTGGAGAGACATTAGCACGaaatagtcattttttattcatcgcGTACTTACttcaaaagttcaaatttGAGTTAGCGCCTGGACAATCACGACCATTGATGACTGGGATGGATGGATTCGCACTAGCGCCACCAGTTTTTGATATCCTTATAACTAAAcgatcaatataa
- the LOC103570495 gene encoding transaldolase: protein MSASPASKKQKMVNSLEQLKALTTVVADTGDFQAMEQFKPTDATTNPSLILAAANQKKYAHLLDKAVQYGKKSGSTIEEQTEAAIDMTCVLFGQEILNIIPGRVSTEVDARLSFDKEASIEKAKKLISLYEEAGISKERILIKLASTWEGIQAAKELEEKYGIHCNLTLLFNFAQAVACAEAGVTLISPFVGRILDWYVANTDKKSFEPKEDPGVISVTKIYNYYKKFGYKTVVMGASFRNIGEIKELAGCDLLTISPKLLEELEKSNEPVRKMLNSEAAKKTDLKKITLSESEFRWMLNEDQMATDKLSDGIRKFAVDMRKLEQLLLEKIQA, encoded by the exons atgagtgCAAGTCCAGccagtaaaaaacaaaaaatggtTAACTCTTTAGAGCAATTAAAAGCTTTGACGACAGTCGTTGCTGATACTGGAGATTTTCAAG ctatGGAACAATTTAAACCGACTGATGCAACGACAAATCCATCTTTGATTCTCGCTGCTGCTAATCAGAAAAAATATGCGCATTTGTTAGACAAAGCTGTAcaatatggaaaaaaaagtggcag cactaTTGAGGAGCAAACTGAAGCAGCGATTGATATGACGTGTGTTTTATTTGGTCAAGaaattttgaacattattCCTGGTCGTGTATCAACGGAAGTTGATGCTAGATTATCTTTCGATAAAGAAGCTAGCATTGAAAAAGCTAAAAAACTTATTTCGTTGTATGAGGAAGCTGGTATCAGTAAGGAACGTATTTTGATTAAGCTTGCTTCTACTTGGGAAGGAATCCAGGCTGCTAA GGAATTGGAAGAAAAGTATGGAATCCATTGCAATTTAACTTTGTTGTTCAATTTCGCTCAAGCTGTTGCTTGTGCTGAAGCTGGCGTTACTTTGATATCTCCGTTTGTTGGACGTATTCTTGATTG GTATGTAGCAAACAcagataaaaaatcatttgaaccCAAAGAAGATCCGGGAGTCATTTCCGTgactaaaatttacaattactaCAAAAAATTCGGCTACAAAACAGTAGTTATGGGTGCGTCATTCCGTAATATTGGTGAAATAAAAGAACTTGCAGGTTGCGATTTGCTGACTATAAGTCCAAAGTTGCTCGAAGAGCTGGAGAAAAGCAACGAGCCTGTGCGCAAGATGTTGAACTCAGAAGCCGCTAAAAAgacagatttaaaaaaaataacattaagcGAATCTGAGTTTCGCTGGATGTTAAATGAGGACCAAATGGCTACTGATAAACTTAGCGACGGGATCCGTAAGTTCGCTGTAGATATGCGAAAACTTGAGCAATTGTTGCTGGAAAAAATCCAAGCTTAA
- the LOC103570497 gene encoding UDP-galactose translocator: MKMNKPQQNANQTLKYISLITLTLQNALVGLSMRYARIRPGDMFLSSTAVVMAEVVKCITCLVLVYLEEGSFSKFLNSLHTTIVKQPLDTLKVCVPSVVYLIQNNLLYVSASNLDAATYQVTYQLKILTTAFFAVVILRRSLLKIQWGALILLLIGVVLVQLAQDGTSRVPSGIVQNHLLGFAAALGSCFLSGFAGIYFEKILKGSDISVWMRNVQLSLLSVPFGLMSCYVTDGDLINKQGFFFGYDSFICYLVLLQAGGGLIVALVVKHADNILKGFATSLAIILSCIASIYLFDFKLTFQFTLGVVFVICSIFMYSHQPKVENKTADKHTLLEKI; the protein is encoded by the exons atgaaaatgaataaaccTCAGCAAA atGCTAATCAAACATTAAAATACATTAGTTTGATAACTTTAACCCTACAAAATGCATTGGTGGGTCTCAGTATGCGTTACGCTCGTATAAGACCCGGAGATATGTTTCTGTCGTCTACtg ctgttGTAATGGCAGAAGTTGTTAAATGTATCACCTGTCTTGTCTTAGTGTACCTCGAGGAGggtagtttttcaaaatttttaaattctttgcaTACAACAATTGTTAAACAACCACTAGATACCTTAAAAGTTTGTGTTCCTTCGgttgtttatttaatacaaaacaATTTGTTGTATGTATCAGCATCTAATTTGGATGCTGCTACTtatcag GTAAcgtatcaattaaaaatattaacgacAGCATTTTTTGCTGTAGTAATTTTACGACGTTCATTATTGAAAATCCAATGGGGCgcattaatattgttattaataggCGTAGTCCTAGTGCAATTAGCCCAAGATGGAACGTCACGTGTACCATCAGGAATCGTACAAAATCATTTGCTCGGATTCGCAGCTGCACTAGGCTCGTGTTTCCTATCAGGGTTTGCGGGAATTTACTTTGAGAAGATTCTCAAAGGCTCTGACATATCAGTATGGATGAGAAACGTCCAGTTGAGTTTACTGTCAGTACCTTTTGGTCTAATGAGCTGTTACGTGACCGATGGTGATTTGATAAACAAACAAGGATTTTTCTTTGGCTACGACTCGTTTATCTGTTATTTAGTATTATTACAAGCTGGTGGTGGTCTGATTGTCGCACTTGTTGTCAAACATGCTGACAATATTCTAAAAGGCTTCGCGACTTCTTTAGCAATAATATTATCCTGTATTGCGTCTATTTATCTATTTGACTTTAAATTAACGTTTCAATTTACTTTGGGTGTCGTCTTTGTTATTTGCTCGATTTTTATGTACAGTCACCAGCCCAAAGTTGAGAACAAAACTGCCGATAAACACACCTTACttgagaaaatataa